From one Prochlorococcus marinus XMU1404 genomic stretch:
- a CDS encoding rhodanese-related sulfurtransferase yields MKGKDYKIVSLYSFFQFQENLILDLKNKLLEIENKNDLTGLLIFASEGINGTICAEKDVIDIVIDLLNKYTDHRSLNMKVNFSKKKVFKKLKIKIKKEIVTMGINGINPSQDNGTYIESADWNKLIKNQNTIVIDTRNHYEVSIGTFQNSINPNTRNFSEFPRWVDDHLDSHLENKESTNIAMFCTGGIRCEKATSLLRKKGYKNIYHLQGGILQYLDDIPKEENLFEGECYVFDKRVALDQELEKGSYSICHACGMPISIQDQKRKEYRKGIQCHFCIDQFSDYDRKRFEERQKQIDRLKIENHKIYQN; encoded by the coding sequence ATGAAAGGCAAAGATTATAAAATAGTTTCTCTTTATTCTTTCTTCCAATTTCAAGAAAACTTAATTCTTGATCTCAAAAATAAATTATTAGAAATCGAAAATAAAAACGATCTTACAGGTTTATTGATTTTTGCAAGTGAAGGTATTAATGGAACTATTTGTGCTGAGAAAGATGTAATTGATATTGTTATCGATTTACTTAACAAATATACAGATCATAGAAGTTTGAATATGAAGGTAAACTTTTCAAAAAAGAAAGTCTTCAAAAAATTAAAAATAAAAATCAAGAAAGAAATTGTAACCATGGGCATTAATGGAATAAACCCTTCGCAAGATAATGGGACTTATATTGAATCAGCTGATTGGAATAAATTAATTAAAAATCAAAATACAATAGTCATTGATACTAGAAATCATTATGAGGTCTCTATAGGAACATTTCAGAATTCTATAAACCCAAATACGAGAAACTTTAGCGAATTCCCCAGGTGGGTAGATGATCATTTAGATAGTCATTTAGAAAATAAAGAATCTACAAATATAGCAATGTTTTGTACCGGCGGTATCAGATGTGAGAAAGCTACTAGTTTGCTGAGAAAGAAAGGTTATAAAAATATTTATCATCTACAAGGGGGTATCCTTCAATATCTTGATGATATACCAAAAGAAGAAAACTTATTTGAAGGTGAATGTTATGTTTTTGATAAAAGAGTTGCTTTAGATCAAGAATTAGAAAAAGGCTCCTACTCGATTTGTCATGCATGTGGAATGCCAATTTCAATTCAAGATCAAAAAAGAAAAGAATATAGAAAGGGTATCCAATGTCATTTCTGCATAGATCAATTCAGTGATTATGACAGAAAAAGGTTTGAAGAAAGACAAAAACAGATCGATAGATTAAAAATTGAGAATCATAAAATTTATCAGAACTAA